In the Rubrivivax gelatinosus IL144 genome, GTCATCCGCAAGAGCCGGCTGAAGAAGGCCACGCTGTTCGAGATGGAAGAAAGCCCCGAGGTGCTGGCGGTGCAGGCCGAGTACCTGCAGCTCGCCCAGCGCCTGTGGGACGGCGTCGACCCGCTGTACTGCGAGCCGCTGAAGGATCGCGACATCTTCGACCTGCTGGGCTACGACTGATCGCCATGGAGAACACCAGCTATCAGAACCGCCGCGGCGAGGTCGAGCACTACTTCGACCGCACCGCCGCCCAGACCTGGGCGCGGCTGACTTCCGACGCCCCGGTCAGCGGCGTGCGCGCCACCGTGCGCGCCGGCCGCGACCGCATGCGCACCACGCTGCTGTCGTGGCTGCCGCAGGACCTGCGCGGCCGGCGCGTGCTCGACGCCGGCTGCGGCACCGGCGCGGCCTCGATCGAACTCGCGCGCCGCGGCGCCGAGGTCGTCGCGATCGACCTGTCGCCGACGCTCGTCGGCTACGCCCGCGAGCGCCTGCCCGAGTCGCTGGGCCCGGGCTCGATCGACTTCCGCAGCGGCGACATGCTCGACCCGGCGCTCGGCCGCTTCGACCACGTCATCGCGATGGACTCGGTGATCCACTACGACGCACCCGACGCCGTCGCCGCGCTGTCCCGGCTCGCCGAGCGCACCTCGACCTCGATGGTCTTCACCTTCGCGCCGCGCACCGCGCTGCTGTCGCTGATGTGGACCGTCGGCAAGCTGTTCCCGCGTGGCGACCGTTCGCCGGCCATCGTGCCGGTGGCGCCCGAGCAGCTGCGTTCGCTGATGGCGGCGCACCCCGGCCTGCAAGGCTGGCAGTGGGGCCGCAGCGAACGCATCTCCAGCGGCTTCTACACCTCGCAGGCCACGGAGTGGAAACGCACGTGAAGGCCGCCCCGGCCCTGCCCGAACCGCTGCGCGAATGGCTGCGGCGCGTCGTGCCGCGCCTGATGCCGTTCGCCGACGCGGCCAGCCCCGGGCTGCCGCTGCCGCGCCTGCTGCGCCTGGCCCTGTTCCAGGTCTCGGTCGGTCTGGCCAGCGCGCTGCTGGTCGGCACGCTCAACCGCGTGATGATCGTCGAGCTCGGCGTGCACGCCTGGGTGGTGTCGATGATGGTCGCGCTGCCGATGCTGGCCGCCCCGTTCCGCGCCTTCATCGGCTTTCGCTCCGACGTCCACGCCTCGGTGATCGGCTGGCGCCGCGTGCCCTACATCTGGCTGGGCACGCTGATGCAGTTCGGCGGCCTGGCGATCATGCCGTTCGCGCTGCTGGTGCTCACCGGCCAGGGCCAGCTCGGCCTGGGCTGGGTCGGCCAGATCTTCGCCGGCATCTCGTTCCTGCTGGTCGGTGCCGGCCTTCAGACGACGCAGACCACCGGCCTGGCGCTGGCCACCGACCTGGCGAGCGAGGAATCGCGCCCGCGCGTCGTGGCGCTGATGTACGTGATGCTGCTCGTCGGCCTGGTCGGCGGCGGCATGACCTGCTCGGCGCTGCTGTCGGACTTCTCCGAGCAGCGTCTGGTGCAGGTGGTGCAGGGCGCAGCGGTGCTGACGATCGCGCTGAACCTCTTCGCCGTCTGGAAGCAGGAAGCGCGCGACCCGAACCGCCGCCGCAGCAAGGACGAACCGGCGCCGGAGTTCCGCACGATGTGGCGCGGCTTCATCGAGCAGCCGCAGGCGCGGCGCTTCCTCTGGATGG is a window encoding:
- a CDS encoding BCD family MFS transporter, with the protein product MKAAPALPEPLREWLRRVVPRLMPFADAASPGLPLPRLLRLALFQVSVGLASALLVGTLNRVMIVELGVHAWVVSMMVALPMLAAPFRAFIGFRSDVHASVIGWRRVPYIWLGTLMQFGGLAIMPFALLVLTGQGQLGLGWVGQIFAGISFLLVGAGLQTTQTTGLALATDLASEESRPRVVALMYVMLLVGLVGGGMTCSALLSDFSEQRLVQVVQGAAVLTIALNLFAVWKQEARDPNRRRSKDEPAPEFRTMWRGFIEQPQARRFLWMVGLGTAAFNMQDIVLEPYGGEILKLSVAATSTLTALLAGGALVAFALAARMLARGWDPLRVAALGAVCGLPAFALVVFAAPLDSPAMFRIGTVMIGFGGGLFSVGTLTAAMGMERKEHVGLALGAWGAVQATAAGGAIAAGGAVRDLVSSMATQGLLGQVLVSPVTGYSVVYHFEMILLFAALIAIGPLVRRAGRRQQPEQNQFGLADFPG
- the bchM gene encoding magnesium protoporphyrin IX methyltransferase, which encodes MENTSYQNRRGEVEHYFDRTAAQTWARLTSDAPVSGVRATVRAGRDRMRTTLLSWLPQDLRGRRVLDAGCGTGAASIELARRGAEVVAIDLSPTLVGYARERLPESLGPGSIDFRSGDMLDPALGRFDHVIAMDSVIHYDAPDAVAALSRLAERTSTSMVFTFAPRTALLSLMWTVGKLFPRGDRSPAIVPVAPEQLRSLMAAHPGLQGWQWGRSERISSGFYTSQATEWKRT